From the genome of Streptomyces sp. NBC_01142:
CCATCCCGCACTCCAGCGACGCGGGGGACATGCGTGTCACCTGGCGCGCCTCCGACGTGCTCGAGAAGGCCACCGGCATCTGCCACGCCAAGGCCCATGCCCTGACCGCGCTGCTGCGCGCGCGGCACATCCCCACCGCCCTGTGCTACCAGCGGCTGGCCGGTGACGACGGATCGGATCCCCTCGTCCACGGCCTCGTTGCGGTCGGACTGCCCGGCCGGGAAGGCTGGCACCGCCAGGATCCGCGGGGCAACATGCCGGGCGTCGACGCACAGTTCTCGCTCGACGGTGAGCGGCTCGCGTGGGTGGTGCGGCCTCAGCTCGGGGAGGTGGACTACCCCGGGCTCCACGCCCGGCCGCATCCGGCCGTCATCGGCGCGCTGCGCGAAGCCCCGGACCGTCCCTCCCTGTGGCGGACGCTGCCCACCGCACTGTGAACGTGCCGCTCACCGTGACGGCGTGACGTTTCAGCCGGCCTCGCGGACCTCGGCCGCGGTCGGCGCCGTACCGCCGAGGTGCGCGGGCACCCACCAGGTGTCGCTCGCGTCCTTGGGGCGTACGGGATAGGCGCGCTGCGCGGCCTCGAGAAGCTCCTGCACCCGCTCGCGCAGCCGCCGGGTGATCGCACCCGCGTACTGGTCGGACGGAGCCTCCACCGGCTCGCCGACGCGGATCGTCACCGGGATGTGGCTGCGCCTGAAGTTGCGCGGGCGGCCCTTGGTCCAGATCCGCTGGGTACCCCACAGGGCCATCGGGATCAGCGGTACGCCGGCCTCCTGGGCCATCCGGGCCGCACCCGACTTGAAGCTCTTGAGCGTGAACGACTGCGAGATCGTGGCCTCGGGGAAGACGCCGATGATCTCGCCCGCGCGCAGCGAGTCCAGCGCGTGCGCGTAGGCGGTCTCGCCCTGCTTGCGGTCCACCGGGATGTGCTTCATACCGCGCATCAGCGGGCCGGAGATCTTGTGCCGGAAGACGGATTCCTTCGCCATGAAGCGCACCACACGCTTCTGGGGGAGTGCCACGAGGCCGGCGAAGATGAAGTCCAGATAGCTGATGTGGTTGCTGACGAGCACAGCACCGCCCGAGCGGGGGATGTTTTCCCAGCCCTGAGTGTCGATCTTCAGGTCCAGCGCCTTGAACATCGTGCGAGCGGCGCCGATGACCGGCCGATAGACGAGCTCTGCCATCTGGGAAGGACCCTTCTGTTGTGCCCGGGGAGGGTTCTCCCGGCGGAAGTTACGCAGCCGTAGGTTTTCGGCATGGCGCCGATCGTGCCCCATGTGCGTCGTGCTGACCAGTCCTGGCGGCTCCGCTGGGCGAGATTCTTGTCACTTTCAGTGCCGTGCCGTCGTGGCCCGACGGAAGAGCAGATACAGCTCGCATCCCAAGCAGTACCCGAATACGGCATTGAGGAACGCTGCGGCCAGGGCGCATCCGGTGGCGGCCATTGCCGGCCACGACGGTCCCCAGAGGCAGCCGATCAGACCGGCCAGGGCGAAGCCCAGCCCCACGACCTGCGCAAAGCGCGGCGGAGCGGGCGACTCGAACTCGGCCGGCGGTCCGATCCGGGGCCGTACCACCGCACGGAAGAGCAGGCCGTACGGCGAACGCGGTACTCCGGCCACTGCCCCCACGGCGAAGCAGAGTGCCTGCCAGGCGAGCAGGAGGCCGCTGCCCGTGACGAGGACGGCGGCGAGTACGACAGTGGTGACGGCAGCCCCGAAGCGCGGGCCCCTGACGTCGATGTCCATGTGCATGCGCTCAGCATCGCCCGGCGCATCCGCTGCGCGGCTCCGGGAATCTTTACGGTCGCGTGAACGCTGCACCGTGGGATGACCGGACTACTGGGGTGTGCGGTGGTGCTCGCGGCGGCGAGCGCCTTCGGGCTGTGGCAGCGGCGGAGCGGCGGGAGGCTGAAGGTGCGCGGTCGGGACAAGGGGATACGGCTCGGTGCGGCCGAGCTGGGCGCGGAGCTGGGGGAGCGGGCGACGCTCGTCCAGTTCTCGAGCGCCTTCTGTCAGCCCTGCCGGGCGACCCGGCGCACCCTCGTCGACGTCGCGTCCATGATCGACGGTGTCACGCATGTGGAGATCGACGCGGAGGAGCGGCTCGCCTTGGTGCGCGAGCTCGGCATCCTCAAGACGCCCACCGTGCTGGTGCTCGACGCGCGCGGCGGGATCATCACCAGAGCCGCGGGCCAGCCCCGCACGGCGGATGTGATCGCCGCGCTCGGTCAGGCGGTGTGACACCCCGTGACACTGGTCGCACATTCGGGGTTCCACTTGACTGCACCCGCCACGCATCGCCAGGCTGACGCTGTGCCCCCACCACTCCTTCTCCACGGGCGGGCTCATGTGGACCTCGCCCGTCACGCGAGTGCGCGCTGTCCGGCTGTCTGAGCAGCCCCGCCGCCCCGTTCGCATCTCCCCGCAGAAGGACACCTCGATGACGGCTTCGCCCGATCTCGGAACCGCTCAGCCGGCCACGCCCGACCTGCTCCGCTCCGTCTTCCGGCAGCACGCCGCCGGCGTCGCGGTGATCACCGCCCAGGGTGAGCGTCCGGTCGGATTCACCGCCACCTCTCTCAACTCCGTAGCCGCCGAGCCCCCGTTGATCTCCTTCGGCGTGGGTACGTCGTCGTCCAGCTGGCCGGTCCTCGCCCGGGCGGAGCACATCGGCGTACACATACTCGGCGAGCACCAGCAGGAGCTGGCCACCACCTTCGCGCGCAGCGGCGCCGACCGCTTCGCGCCGCCCACGCGCTGGGACAGCGGGCCCGAAGGCGTCCCCGTGCTCGACGGTGTGCTGGCCTGGCTGGTCTGCCGGGTCATCGCCCGGGTCCCGGCCGGAGACCATCGCATCGTGGTCGCCGAGGTCGTCGTCGGTGATCCTGCGGGGGCCGGCCGGCCGCTGATCTATCACCAGGGGCGCTTCAACAGGCTGAGAGACTGACCTTCTCGGAGAATTCCGGTTACGCAGCGTTGCCAAGGTCACAGTTCAAAGCGCTTGCTTACTGGGGAAGAGGTGGGTGTACTGACGAGTAATATTTCGTTCGGAGCGCGGCCCGCCCCGACCGGGATCCGCCCAGTAAGGCGCCTATGCTGCCAACAGTAGGCAGCTCAGTAAAGACGATGCAGTAGGAGAGCCGGCGTGAGCTTGAGGATCGTTGTCTGTGTGAAGTACGTGCCCGACGCCACCGGCGACCGGCACTTCGCCGATGACCTGACCGTCGACCGCGACGACGTCGACGGCCTGCTGTCGGAGCTCGACGAGTACGCGGTCGAGCAGGCGCTGCAGATCGCCGACGAGGCGGACGACGCGGAGATCACCGTACTGACCGTCGGCCCCGAGGACGCCAAGGACGCGCTGCGCAAGGCGCTCTCCATGGGCGCCGACAAGGCCGTCCACGTCGAGGACGACGATCTGCACGGCACCGACGTCATGGGCACCTCGCTGGTGCTCGCCAAGGCCATCGAGAAGACCGGGTACGACCTGGTCATCGCCGGTATGGCGTCGACGGACGGCACCATGGGTGTCCTCCCGGCGATCCTCGCCGAGCGCCTGGGCGTTCCGCAGGTCACGCTGCTCTCCGAGGTCTCGGTCGAGGGAGGCCCCAACGGAACAGTCAAGGGCCGCCGTGACGGCGACACCGCGAGCGAGCAGCTCGAGGCGTCCCTGCCGGCCGTCGTGTCGGTGACGGACCAGTCGGGCGAGGCCCGCTACCCGTCCTTCAAGGGCATCATGGCCGCCAAGAAGAAGCCGGTTCAGTCCCTGGACCTGGAGGACCTCGAGATCGACGCCGACGAGGTCGGCCTCGAGGGCGCCTGGACCGCGGTCGACTCGGCCGCCGAGCGTCCGGCCCGTACCGCCGGCACGATCGTCAAGGACGAGGGCGAGGGCGGCAAGCAGCTCGCGGAGTTCCTCGCGAGCCAGAAGTTCATCTGAGCTTCGGTCATTTCCCCCACCGCCCCCAGATACTTCGCATTCGCAGGAGAGCAATCCCATGGCTGAAGTTCTCGTCTATGTCGACCACGTGGACGGCGCCGTCCGCAAGCCCACCCTCGAGCTGCTGACCCTGGCCCGCCGTATCGGCGAGCCGGTCGCCGTCGCCCTCGGCTCCGGCGCCGAGGCCACCGCCCCCGCGCTCGCCGAGCACGGCGCGGTCAAGGTGCTCACCGCCGACGCCCCGGAGTTCGCCGACTACCTCGTCGTGCCGAAGGTGGACGCGCTGCAGGCCGCGTACGAGGCCGTCTCGCCGGTCGCCGTGCTCGTTCCGTCCTCCGCCGAGGGCAAGGAGATCGCGGCCCGCCTTGCGGTCCGTATCGGCTCCGGAATCATCACCGACGCCGTCGACCTCGAGGCCGGCGACGAGGGTCCGGTGGCCACGCAGGCCGCGTTCGCCGCCTCCTACACCACCAAGTCCCGTGTCTCCAAGGGCACCCCGGTCATCACCGTGAAGCCGAACTCGGCCCCGGTCGAGGCCGCTCCGGCCGCGGGCGCCGTCGAGGCCCTCTCGGTCTCGTTCGGTGAGAAGTCCACCGGCACCAAGGTCGTCTCCCGCACCCCGCGCGAGTCGACCGGCCGCCCCGAGCTGACCGAGGCCGCGATCGTGGTCTCCGGCGGCCGTGGCGTCAACGGTGCCGAGAACTTCCACATCATCGAGGCGCTGGCCGACTCGCTCGGCGCCGCTGTCGGCGCCTCGCGCGCCGCCGTGGACGCCGGCTGGTACCCGCACTCCAACCAGGTCGGCCAGACCGGCAAGTCGGTCTCCCCGCAGCTGTACATCGCGTCCGGCATCTCCGGCGCGATCCAGCACCGGGCCGGCATGCAGACCTCGAAGACCATCGTGGCCGTCAACAAGGACGCCGAGGCCCCGATCTTCGACCTGGTCGACTACGGCGTGGTCGGCGACCTCTTCGAGGTCGTCCCGCAGCTGACCGCGGAGGTTCAGTCCCGCAAGGGCTGACCCGCGGACGTCTTGACGGGCCAGGGGCCGCGCGGTGATCTTCACCGCGCGGCCCCTGGCCTTTGCGCGCGGCTCGCCGCCGGTGCTCGTACGCACTGCCGACGTTCCTCGGTACGGCGCTCGTGCCTCGTGTGATCTCTCCCCCGGTCGCCGCCGGGAGGGGGGCCCGGCTTTCGGCTGCGGCACCCCGTGGCTCGCTCGCCGGCCCGGTTCCGGGTGACCATTGACGCAGGTCGCGACCGCCTATTAACTTCGCCATACGGATTGTTGATTCCGTTAAGCGGAAAACAGGAGGGTGTGGGATGGGTCAGCAGGAGAAGGTGGCAACGAGCCTCGCCGGCGCGGTCAGCGAGGGCATCAGCGCCTCCCTCGCGCCGGTGGACGCGGAGCTCGCCCGCCGCTACCCGGGAGACCCCGGCACACGCCAGCCCGTCCACACCGTCTACGTACCCGGTGACGTATTCGCCGCCGACACCATCCGCTCCTGGGGTGACCAGGCGCTCGGGGCGCTCGACGAGCACGCCCCGGACGCCGCCGCCCTCGCCGCCGTCCTCGGCCTCTCCGACGCACTCGCGCAGCCGGTGTACGACCGCGTACGGGCAAAGCTGGAGCGCGAGCCCGTCGAGGACCTGCGCGTCGACTTCGAGGACGGTTACGGCGGCCGCACCGACGCCGACGAGGACGAGGCCGCAGCCCGCGCCGCCCGGCTGATCAGCGAGGCATACGCCGGCGGCACCGCCGCCCCGTACATGGGCATCCGCATGAAATGCATGGAAGCCGCGGTACGCGACCGCGGCATCCGCACCCTCGACATCTTCCTCACCGGGCTGATGGAGGCCGGCGGCCTGCCCGGCGGACTCGTGCTGACCCTCCCCAAAGTCACCTACGCCGAGCAGGTCACGGCGATGGTGCGGCTGCTCGAGGAGTTCGAGAAGGCGCGCGGCCTGGACACCGGCCGGATCGGCTTCGAGATCCAGATCGAGACCAGCCAGTCCATCCTCGCGGCCGACGGCACGGCCGCCGTGGCACGGATGATCGACGCCGCCGGGGGCCGGGCCACCGGACTGCACTACGGCACCTTCGACTACAGCGCCTGCCTCGGTGTCAGCGCCGCCTACCAGGCCAGCGACCACCCGGCCGCCGACCACGCCAAGGCCGTGATGCAGGTCGCGGCCGCCGGCACCGGCGTACGCGTCTGCGACGGTTCCACCAACGTCCTGCCCGTCGGGCCCACCGCGCAGGTGCACGACGCCTGGCGGCTGCACTACGGCCTCACCCGCCGTGCCCTGGCCCGCGCCTACTACCAGGGCTGGGACATGCACCCGGGCCATCTGCCCACCCGCTACGCCGCCGTGTTCGCCTTCTACCGCGAGGGCTTCGAGCAGGCCGCCGCGCGCCTGTCCGCCTACGCCAACCACGCGGGCGGCGACGTCATGGACGAGCCCGCCACCGCCAAGGCGCTCAGCAGCTACCTGCTGCGCGGCATCGACTGCGGCGCGCTCGACACCGCCGAGGTCGCCCGGCTCACCGGCCTGACCCGCGCGGACCTCGACGCGTTCGCCTCGCCGCGCCGCGGAGACCTGACGGCCACCGCCAACTGACAGCCACAGCCCCGTAACACTGGTCACCGCCGTCACCGGTGCCCCCTTAGTCTGTACGCGAGCACAGTCGCCACACGGGATCGGGGCATCGGTGTCTTCGGGGGAGAACGAACGGCTCGCCGGCCGATACCGGGTGATCGAACAGCTGGGCCGCGGGGGTATGGGCGTGGTCTGGCGCGCGGTCGACGAAGTGCTCGGCCGCGAGGTCGCCGTCAAGGAACTGCGCACGTACACCGACTCCTCCGCGCCCGAACTGGCCGACCTGACCGTGCGGATGCAGCGTGAGGCCCGCGCCGCCGCGCGCGTACGCCACCCCTCGGTCATCGCCGTCCACGACGTCGCCGAGCACGAGGGCCGTCCGGTCATCGTGATGGAGCTCATCGACGGCCCCTCGCTCGACGATGTGCTGCGCGAGCGCGGTGTCCTGGACGCGCGTGAAGCCGCCGCCATCGGGGCCAGGGTGATGGAGGCGCTGGACGCCGCCCACCGGGTCGGAGTACTGCACCGTGACGTCAAGCCCGGCAACGTCCTGCTGGACCGTGGGGGAAGCTCCCGTGCCGCAGGCAACGGGGGCGGCCGGGTGGTGCTCACCGACTTCGGGATCGCCGCGATGGACGATCCGGGCGACGGTTCCACCACCCACCTCACACGCAGTGGCGAACTGGTCGGCTCGCTGGACTACTTGGCGCCCGAGCGCGCCCAGGGCCACGAACCCGGGCCCGCCTCCGACATCTGGGCGCTCGGCGCCACGCTGTACGCCGCCGTCGAAGGGGCGTCCCCCTTCCGGCGTACCTCGACCTGGTCGACGCTGACCGCGATCGTCGTGGACCCGCTGCCCGAGCCGCAGCGGGCCGGTGCGCTGGGGCCCGTACTCCAGCAGCTGATGCACAAGGACCCTGCGCAGCGCCCCGACGCGGACACGGCGGCGCGGCTGCTCGCGGCGGTGGCGGCCGGTGAGGACGCCGGCAACTCCACGGTGGCACCGGGGGCCGCCGTGCCGCCGCAGAGGCCCGAACCGTCCCCACGGGTGCCGACCGTGCTCAACGCGATGCCGCACCGGCCCGAGGGCTTCGGCCCGGCGATGGCGCAGCCCGAGCAGCCCCCGCAGCCGTCTGCTCCGATGCCTGCTGCACCGCCCGCCCCCGCCCCTGACCCTGCTGCCGCGTCCGGCGGGCGTGGCCGGGCGAGGGCGCTGGTGGCGGCCGGAGTCGTCGCTGTTCTGCTCGCCGGCGGAGGCGTGACGTACGCCCTCGTCGACCGCGAAGGGGCCACCACGACAGACCTCGCGGGCGGCAGCGCCGAGAGCCCGTCGGCACGTTCGAGTACCTCCGGGGATCCGGCCGCGAGCCCCTCCGCCGGCGACAGGGAGAGGCCGAGCACCAAGCCCACGGGGAAGGGCGGCAAGAAGTCCCCCACGCCCTCGGCCGCGCCGCCCGCGCCGGGCAAGGGCCCGGGAGGCTCCGCGGGCTCCGACTCCACCGCCTCGGGCGGCGGTTCGGCCGGCTCGGGCGGTGGAGTCACGACGGGCGGCGGGGCGACCGGCGGCACCACCACCTCGGGCGGCGGCAGCACCTCCACCAACGGCGGCTCGACGACCGGCGGTTCCGATCCGGACCCGGCACCCGTCTGCCACGCGATCGGCGGCAGCAAGTACAACTGCGAGGTCTGGCGCACCGCAAACTCGTACACCGCGTCCGGCACCCGGGTCGGCACGCTGAACGCGGGCCTCAACTACTTCTACTGCCAGCAGAATCTGGGCCGCCGTGAGACCTCCGGCCAGTGGACGAACGTGTGGTGGGCCAAGACGGACGACGACAGCGGCAACACCAATGTCTTTGTCAGCGACGTCTACATCGAGGGCGGCGACAACGACGCGCCGGTGCCCGGCCTGCCGGTCTGCTGAGGGGACGCCTGCCCTCTCTCATTCCGTCGCGCCACGGCGACGGCGTCGCCGATACGGCCGGGCGCGCTGGGACAGGCGTGCGCGCATGCGTACGGTCACGACGCAGCCGACGACCAGTACGAGCAGCACCATGATGAGAACCTGCCACAGGGCACCGCGCAACAGCTGGACGACTCCGATGAAGGCGATGCCGAGAAGAAAGACCATCTCGCGCAGCTCTTTCTTGAGCTGGTAGGCGCGGCTGGAACGAATGCGGACGGTGCTGAGCCATTGCCCCCCGATTCCCAGCCCGTTCCACATACCTCGGTCGATGAACACCCAGGGAAGATCCGGATAGATGCCGAGAGCATCGAGGGAGCTGGGGAACCGGCTGGTCAACGCACCGCCGTGCAGTTGCTTGCGGCGTTCGAGGATCTCTTCGCTGGTGCGGATGGCCTTGAGCTGGAGCACGGGGACACAGCCGTCTTCGTCCGGGAATCCCTCGATGACCACATCGTCACCGTTCTCCACACCCAGGAGATTGAGTGTCAACTCGTCAACCAGACAGACTTCCTGCTCAGCGCTGGGCCGGTCGGCGTCCTGAACACGGCAGACGAGGTAGTTCGGACGGCCGAAGATGAAGTCGTGCCACCGTCGGCTGCTGTGCGGAAGTCTGGCCTGCCGGACCGATATCGCCTCACCGGGCTCCAGACCGAGCCCGACGCGCAGCGAATGATCGACCTGCACTGTCGTCCGGTCGTCGCAGGCTATGTCCGGTGCCACGACCACCCGCGCCAGAGTTCCCAGCCGCTCCCGTCGAGTACGCGGGACCTGGGCGTTCTGGATGACGAGGTGTCCGGGGCGACCCAAGTCGGCGGCCAGACCGGTGGAAATCCTCGCCGTGCCGGCACCCCGGTGATCGAAGGCGTCGGGAGCGCGCCCGGTGAGGAATCCGCCTTCGGGCACCGGATTGAGCGGGTGGATGTCGTCGTACACCGTGAAAGCGGGTGGATCGGCGGCGTACGCCTCCAGGTCGGACGTGGTGATGCGGTCCTCTTCGACGAAGAGCCGGGTGCCTTGCTCGCACAGCGGGATGTCGCCTCGTGCCGACGCGCAGAATTCTGCCGGTGTGTCGCCGAACAACTCTCGTAACCGGGGTGATTCCGCGAGGAGTCCGGTCAGCAGAGGCTCTTCGCCGCGATGTGGTCGTGGGGTTCCGGACGACTGTTTGAGCACGCCACGTAAGTTGACGTAGACGTACATGCCGCCAAGCAGTTCGCCGGAGGGCATCTCCGTGCGGAAGTCCCTGCCCGGCACGAGCGCGCGCGCGTACTCCCCTTCGGCGTCGAAGATTCCCTCGGTGTCGTCCACCACTTCGAGTTGGGCGCGGTCGAGCCAGGTGATGAACAGCTCGCTTGCCAGGCCGGAGGCCAAATACGGGGCGGTGGCGATGTACCCCAGCGGATTGACAAAGGCGGATGCGCCGATGCCCATGCCCGTCACCTTCACCTTGACCATCGGAATGGTGGTGGAGACGCCGGAGCCCTCCATCTTGTGGCAGAGCTGGGCGGGTGAGGCGTTGGATCCTACGGAGAGTACGGGAAAGCGTTCGCCCACCAAGGGGTCATTGGCAACCATGAGGGCGTAGTTCAGCGGCATGTATCCCTCGCGGCCCGGATCGCCGCAGAAGCCGCCGGGGGGAGCCTCCACCTGCCATTTGGCGAGCCTTCGGTTGGCGGCCGGCCGCATCCGAAGAAGGCGTCCTTGGTGCAACAGACCTGATTCCTCCGGCCATCGGCCCGGGTAGATCAGGGGATGGTCACGGGGTGCTTCAGCGAGGCCGAGGGCTTCGAGCGTGCGATCGTCCACGGTGCTCCTGGTCATGAGCCGGAGGTCCCCGAAAAGGGCCGCTTCATCGTGCTAGCCGGTCATCATATGGCTCGAACAGGAGCGGAGGTAGGGGGCGTTGATCAAGCTGGCGGCAGCTCGCCCGAACCGCGCGGGATCAGTACCGTCTCCAGTGCCACCTGCGACGGCTCGTCGTCCACCCCGTCCAGGCGGCGGAACAGCCGCTCGGCCGCGGTGCGCCCGAGCGCCGCCGCGTCCTGCGCGATGACCGTGATGCCCAGCAGATCCGCGAGCTCGATGTCGTCGAACCCGACCAGGGCGACCGGCCGTTCGCGCTCCGCCAGGACTCGTACCGCAGTCACCGTCACCCGGTTGTTGCCCGCGAAGATCGCGGTGACCGGGTCCGGGCCCGCCAGCATCGCCTCGGCAGCCGCCCGCACCCGCTCCGGTGCCGTGGAGCCGAGCGACACCCAGGAGTCGTCGATGGCGAGCTCGGCGTCCTCCATGGCGGCGCGGTATCCGCGCAGCCGCTCGACGGCGGTGTGGATACGCGGCAGGTCGCCGATGAAGCCGATGCGGCGGTGGCCGTGCGCGATCAGATGGGCCACACCCGCGCGAGAGCCGCCGAAGCTGTCGGAGAGCACCACGTCCGCGTCGATCTTTCCGGCGGGGCGGTCCACGAACACCGTGGCTATGCCCGCCTTGATCTCCGGCTCGAGATAGCGGTGGTCGTGGCCGGCCGGGATCACGATCAGACCGTCCACCCGGCGGGCGCACAGGGCCAGCACCAGTTCCTGTTCGCGCTCCGGGTCCTCGGCGCTGGAGCCGTTGATGAGCAGGGCGCCGTGGGCGCGGGCCACCTCTTCGACGGCGCGGTTCAGCGGGCCGTAGAAGGGGTCGGCGAGATCTTCGAGCACCAGACCGATGGAGGCGGTGCGGCCCTTGCGCAGCACCCGCGCGCTGTCGTTGCGGCGAAAGCCCAGGGACTCGATGGCCTCCTGGACCCGGCGCTCGGTGTCGGGGGTGACGCCCGGCTCGCCATTGACCACCCGGGAGACCGTCTTGAGGCCGACCCCGGCGCGCGCGGCCACGTCCTTCATGGTGGGCCGATTGCCGTAGCGGGGCTCGTGGCCCCGGGGTCGTCCCGGAGACGGCAGGGGACGGTCGGTCTCGGCCACAGTGCGCAGTCCTGTCGTCGTCGTCGCGGGTGTGCAAGGGTGTGGCGTCGAGCATAGGCCCTGGACAACGTTGTCAGGGGAATGGAGACTGTTACCGAATACGCAGGTCCGACAGCTCTCCGGGGGATCCCACGCCCATGCATAACGACCTCGTCGCCGCGCTCGACATCGGTGGCACCAAGATCGCCGGCGCGTTGGTGGACGGCAGCGGCAGGATCCTTCTGCGGGCGCAGCGCCCGACACCGGCCAAGGAGGACGGCGAGACGGTGATGCGTGCTGTCGAGGCGGTCCTCGCCGAGCTGACCGCTTCCCCGCACTGGGTCAGGGTTTCGGCCGTCGGAATCGGCAGCGCGGGGCCGGTGGACGCGTCCGCCGGTACGGTCAGCCCGGTCAACGTCCCCGGATGGCGCGAGTTTCCGCTGGTCGCGCGGGTGCGCCGAGCCGTCGGCGGCCTGCCCGTCGAGCTGGTCGGCGACGGTGTGGCGATGACGGCTGCCGAGCACTGGCAGGGAGCGGCCCGCGGCTACGACAACGCCCTGTGCATGGTGGTCTCGACAGGTGTCGGCGGGGGGCTCGTCCTCGGCGGGAAGCTCCACCCGGGACCCACCGGCAACGCAGGGCACATCGGCCACATCAGCGTGGACCTGGACGGCGACCTGTGCCCCTGCGGCGGGCGCGGCTGCGTGGAGCGGATCGCCAGCGGCCCGAACATCGCGCGCCGGGCGGTGGAGGGCGGCTGGCAGCCGGGCCCCGACGGCGACACCTCGGCCGCGGCAGTGGCGGCCGCCGCCCGGGCCGGACACCCGGTGGCCGTCGCCTCCTTCGAACGCGCGGCCCAGGCGCTCGCTGCCGGTATCGCCGCCACCGCGACGCTCGTCGAGATCGAGATCGCGGTCGTCGGCGGAGGAGTGGCCGGCGCCGGCGACGTACTCTTCACGCCGCTGCGCCGTGCGCTGCACGACTACGCCACGCTCTCCTTCGTACGGCGGCTGACCGTGGCCCCGGCCCTGACGGGCACGGACGCCGGCCTGGTGGGTGCGGCCGCTGCCGCCTCGCTGGGCAGACACGACGAGGCGGCAGCGGTGGTCAGCAGCCGATCCTGAGATCTGCCCAGTCGGCGTGGTCGGAGTTGATCCCGTCCCCGCCGTCGGTGACCACGAGACGCACGACCTCCGCGCCGCTCACATCCGCCGAGAGCGGCTGTGCGGCCATGGCATTGGTCAGTACGCCCGTCGAGGCGGCCTTCTTGCCGTCCGCCCAGATCTCGAACGCGACCGTGCCGTTGAACACCTTCTCGTCGTCCACGCCGACCTGCGCGGTGACGGTGGCGCAGCGGCCGCCGGCGTAGTACTCCACGGCGCTCGCGGCATGCACACCGAGGCCCTTGGCGAAGACCCGGCCGCCGATGGTGATCGGGCTGCCGTCGCCCGCCGTCGACTCGCCGTTGCTGGTGTCCTTCTCGACGGGGCCCCAGCCGTTCTCCGTGCTCAGCGTGCGAAGGTCACTGAGATACGACACCCCGCCCGGCGGTGCCACGACGACATGGACACTTCCGGGTACGGCTTCGGTGAGCCGCTTCCCGTTCGACGAGCGGTACTTCGCCGTGAGCGTCAGGCCGTACGAACCGGGCGCGGTGCCGGGCGGTACGGCGACCTCCCATCCCGTCGTGAGCTTCTTTCCACTGGTCAGTGCCGCGGCCGTGGTCCTGGATGTGGCTCTGATCCGCCATCCGCCGGGCCCGGTCAGCGCCACCGATACATCGAGCGCGGGCGTGCGGCCCAGATCGGTCACGGTCGAGCTGAGCCTTCCGCGCTGTCCGGCCTCGGCCATCGGGTTCTCGTCGGTGCTCACCTCGACGGCGGGCGGCAGCTGCGCCCATTCGGGGTCCGTCGAGACCCGTACCAGCACCGTGCCGTGGGCGGGCACCGTTGCGGAGATGGTCCCCGCGGTGTTGGCGTCGGTGTGCTTCCACAGATCGCGCAGCCGGTAGGCGGGGGCCTCGGGCAGGCCGACTGCCCCGGCCGTGGTGGCGATCCGCTGCGGGCTGCC
Proteins encoded in this window:
- a CDS encoding serine/threonine-protein kinase encodes the protein MSSGENERLAGRYRVIEQLGRGGMGVVWRAVDEVLGREVAVKELRTYTDSSAPELADLTVRMQREARAAARVRHPSVIAVHDVAEHEGRPVIVMELIDGPSLDDVLRERGVLDAREAAAIGARVMEALDAAHRVGVLHRDVKPGNVLLDRGGSSRAAGNGGGRVVLTDFGIAAMDDPGDGSTTHLTRSGELVGSLDYLAPERAQGHEPGPASDIWALGATLYAAVEGASPFRRTSTWSTLTAIVVDPLPEPQRAGALGPVLQQLMHKDPAQRPDADTAARLLAAVAAGEDAGNSTVAPGAAVPPQRPEPSPRVPTVLNAMPHRPEGFGPAMAQPEQPPQPSAPMPAAPPAPAPDPAAASGGRGRARALVAAGVVAVLLAGGGVTYALVDREGATTTDLAGGSAESPSARSSTSGDPAASPSAGDRERPSTKPTGKGGKKSPTPSAAPPAPGKGPGGSAGSDSTASGGGSAGSGGGVTTGGGATGGTTTSGGGSTSTNGGSTTGGSDPDPAPVCHAIGGSKYNCEVWRTANSYTASGTRVGTLNAGLNYFYCQQNLGRRETSGQWTNVWWAKTDDDSGNTNVFVSDVYIEGGDNDAPVPGLPVC
- a CDS encoding LacI family DNA-binding transcriptional regulator, which encodes MKDVAARAGVGLKTVSRVVNGEPGVTPDTERRVQEAIESLGFRRNDSARVLRKGRTASIGLVLEDLADPFYGPLNRAVEEVARAHGALLINGSSAEDPEREQELVLALCARRVDGLIVIPAGHDHRYLEPEIKAGIATVFVDRPAGKIDADVVLSDSFGGSRAGVAHLIAHGHRRIGFIGDLPRIHTAVERLRGYRAAMEDAELAIDDSWVSLGSTAPERVRAAAEAMLAGPDPVTAIFAGNNRVTVTAVRVLAERERPVALVGFDDIELADLLGITVIAQDAAALGRTAAERLFRRLDGVDDEPSQVALETVLIPRGSGELPPA
- a CDS encoding ROK family protein — its product is MHNDLVAALDIGGTKIAGALVDGSGRILLRAQRPTPAKEDGETVMRAVEAVLAELTASPHWVRVSAVGIGSAGPVDASAGTVSPVNVPGWREFPLVARVRRAVGGLPVELVGDGVAMTAAEHWQGAARGYDNALCMVVSTGVGGGLVLGGKLHPGPTGNAGHIGHISVDLDGDLCPCGGRGCVERIASGPNIARRAVEGGWQPGPDGDTSAAAVAAAARAGHPVAVASFERAAQALAAGIAATATLVEIEIAVVGGGVAGAGDVLFTPLRRALHDYATLSFVRRLTVAPALTGTDAGLVGAAAAASLGRHDEAAAVVSSRS